Proteins encoded together in one Chitinophaga varians window:
- a CDS encoding YdeI/OmpD-associated family protein: METPLIDQELLLERFDGKGGWTFIRLPDVPKGQQGYFGMRKVHGFIDQYELPPCNLMPFKKGVMMLPVKAAIRKQIKKEAGDRVRLILYPAGQQTKEIIPGDFMECLRDEPAALRNFQAMPPADQEKCLQWLMEVSVPDARIQRMADAINHLAEGRSYLGTKIK; this comes from the coding sequence ATGGAGACACCACTGATCGACCAGGAACTTTTACTCGAACGCTTCGACGGCAAAGGCGGATGGACTTTCATCCGCCTTCCCGACGTGCCCAAAGGCCAACAGGGCTACTTCGGTATGCGCAAAGTACACGGCTTCATTGATCAGTATGAGCTGCCTCCCTGCAACCTGATGCCTTTTAAAAAAGGCGTCATGATGTTGCCCGTAAAAGCCGCCATCCGCAAACAAATAAAGAAAGAAGCCGGCGACCGCGTCAGGTTGATACTATATCCGGCCGGGCAACAAACCAAAGAAATCATTCCCGGCGACTTTATGGAATGCCTCCGCGACGAACCCGCCGCGCTGCGCAACTTCCAGGCCATGCCACCTGCCGATCAGGAAAAATGCCTGCAATGGCTGATGGAGGTAAGTGTGCCCGATGCCAGGATACAACGCATGGCAGACGCGATCAATCATCTCGCAGAAGGCAGGAGTTATCTCGGTACAAAAATCAAATAA
- a CDS encoding Crp/Fnr family transcriptional regulator — protein sequence MDQRKILTDFITYYCDLSDKDLEAVLRHFAFREVPANTVLLRRAQLCDMLSVAIKGLFRLYAIDDTGDETTTWLVFEDTLVMEPASFLTRQPSRYYLQALENSVMASISYDELQVLYRTIPGFEAFGRKLMEEVLVGTMCRATSLLLDSPQERYNRLLNHAAYIQRVPLKYLASFIGVTPSSLSRMRRRMQN from the coding sequence ATGGACCAACGAAAAATACTAACAGACTTTATCACTTATTACTGTGACTTGTCTGATAAAGACCTTGAAGCCGTGCTCCGGCATTTCGCTTTCAGGGAGGTGCCGGCCAATACAGTCCTCCTGAGAAGAGCTCAGCTATGCGATATGCTTTCGGTAGCCATAAAAGGGCTGTTCAGGCTCTACGCTATAGACGACACAGGAGATGAGACCACTACCTGGCTTGTATTTGAAGACACGCTTGTCATGGAGCCTGCCAGTTTTCTCACCAGGCAGCCTAGCCGCTATTATCTGCAGGCCCTGGAAAATTCAGTCATGGCCAGTATTTCCTATGACGAGTTACAGGTGCTCTACCGCACTATTCCCGGCTTTGAAGCATTCGGCCGTAAACTGATGGAAGAAGTACTGGTCGGCACCATGTGCAGGGCCACGTCCCTGTTGCTCGACAGCCCACAGGAAAGATATAACCGGCTGCTAAACCACGCTGCCTATATACAACGGGTACCGCTTAAATACCTCGCCTCTTTTATCGGTGTCACTCCTTCTTCCCTTAGCAGGATGCGCCGCCGTATGCAAAATTGA
- a CDS encoding glycoside hydrolase family 28 protein — MKTGILILVAVTWLCSAFAGTINIAGRGAKGDGHTDNTAIIQQAIRDCRQGTVIIPAGNYLTGPLTLSSDIRVYLEYGAVLTGIADMALYPKPARGGAPALLYAAGASNIILCGEGTINGQGDHAAFQLGDDSKTGAIRPMLLHFDHCQHIEVKDLHIRNAAYWVQKYEGCNDVSLRGLKVYSHGNFNNDGIDISGSSNVIISDCNIDTDDDALCLKSDINASCENITISNCLLRSNCNALKFGTGSFSGFKNITVNNIVIHKASEENRRHWKKSFPWMGITNDTSVIAGIALEVVDGGSMDQVIISGVSMQDIQTPVFIRLGDRKKGPSNTVSTLKNVIISNIIARSASRLSSCISGIPGHPVENVTISHVRIIAPGGTPTGYATAVPENASAYPENRMFGTILPAAAFYVRHAKNISFDDVQVQTQEPDARPTFLLNDVTGFETNRCRLNGAPAMVVNQ; from the coding sequence ATGAAAACAGGCATTCTGATACTAGTGGCCGTCACCTGGCTCTGCTCCGCCTTTGCAGGCACCATCAATATCGCAGGCCGGGGCGCCAAGGGAGATGGCCATACAGACAACACCGCCATCATTCAACAGGCCATCCGCGACTGTCGCCAGGGTACGGTCATCATCCCGGCAGGCAACTACCTCACCGGACCGCTCACACTGTCGTCTGACATCCGCGTTTACCTGGAGTATGGTGCTGTCCTCACCGGCATCGCTGATATGGCCCTTTATCCTAAGCCCGCCAGGGGCGGCGCTCCGGCGCTCCTCTACGCCGCCGGCGCATCCAATATCATCCTCTGCGGCGAAGGCACCATCAACGGCCAGGGCGATCATGCCGCTTTCCAGCTGGGCGATGATAGTAAAACCGGCGCCATCCGCCCTATGCTGCTGCATTTCGATCACTGTCAGCATATTGAGGTCAAAGACCTGCATATCCGCAACGCTGCCTACTGGGTGCAGAAATACGAAGGCTGCAACGATGTCAGCCTCCGCGGCCTGAAAGTCTACAGCCACGGCAACTTCAACAACGACGGCATCGACATCAGCGGCAGCTCCAACGTCATCATTTCCGACTGCAACATCGATACCGATGATGATGCCCTCTGCCTCAAAAGCGATATCAACGCCTCCTGCGAAAACATTACCATCAGCAACTGCCTCCTGCGCAGTAACTGCAACGCACTTAAATTTGGTACCGGCTCCTTCAGCGGCTTTAAAAATATCACCGTCAATAATATCGTTATTCATAAAGCATCCGAAGAAAACCGCCGCCACTGGAAGAAAAGTTTTCCATGGATGGGCATCACCAACGACACCAGCGTTATCGCCGGTATTGCGCTGGAAGTAGTGGATGGCGGCAGCATGGACCAGGTCATTATCTCAGGCGTTTCCATGCAGGACATCCAAACACCCGTTTTCATTCGCCTCGGCGACCGGAAGAAAGGTCCCAGCAATACCGTCAGCACCCTGAAGAACGTCATCATCAGTAATATTATCGCGCGCAGCGCCAGCCGGCTCAGCTCCTGCATCTCCGGTATCCCCGGCCACCCGGTGGAAAATGTGACCATCAGCCATGTGCGTATCATTGCGCCTGGCGGCACGCCAACCGGCTATGCTACTGCTGTTCCGGAAAATGCATCCGCCTATCCGGAAAACCGGATGTTTGGCACCATCCTGCCGGCAGCCGCGTTTTATGTGCGGCATGCGAAAAATATTTCCTTCGACGACGTACAGGTGCAAACGCAGGAACCCGATGCCAGACCCACTTTCCTGCTGAACGACGTCACCGGCTTTGAAACAAACCGCTGCCGGCTCAATGGTGCTCCCGCCATGGTCGTCAACCAATAA
- a CDS encoding SDR family NAD(P)-dependent oxidoreductase translates to MTTLTALITGANRGIGLETARQLLKKNVRVILSCRDAAKGQAAVQQLREVSAHISFLPLDIACPEQVAAAADQVTQQYGHLDILINNAAITHVAGTALPKERISNTIMHSNIADIKAVFDVNVWGTLQLTQALFPLLQQSPAGRIINLSSELGSIQLQADTSSPIYHVKKFAYNSSKTMVNLLTVYLQEALRNTNVRAYTVSPGWVKTDMGTAAAFLEIPEGARIIVQAALEDVPTNRFFTHQWQEIPW, encoded by the coding sequence ATGACAACATTAACCGCACTTATTACCGGCGCCAATCGCGGCATCGGACTGGAAACCGCGCGCCAGTTGCTCAAAAAAAATGTACGGGTTATCCTCTCCTGCCGCGATGCGGCGAAAGGCCAGGCTGCCGTACAGCAACTCCGGGAAGTTTCCGCTCATATCAGTTTCCTCCCCCTGGACATTGCCTGTCCTGAACAGGTTGCAGCCGCTGCCGACCAGGTGACACAACAATACGGCCACCTCGATATACTGATCAACAATGCAGCGATTACACATGTAGCGGGTACCGCTTTACCGAAGGAGCGAATAAGCAATACCATCATGCATTCAAATATAGCAGACATCAAAGCCGTCTTTGATGTAAACGTATGGGGCACACTGCAGCTCACACAAGCCCTGTTTCCCCTGCTGCAGCAAAGTCCCGCTGGACGCATTATCAATCTGAGCAGCGAACTGGGCAGCATTCAGCTGCAGGCCGACACTTCTTCCCCCATTTATCACGTTAAAAAATTCGCCTACAACAGCTCTAAAACGATGGTCAACCTGCTGACAGTGTATTTACAGGAAGCCCTCCGTAACACCAACGTACGCGCCTATACTGTCAGCCCGGGGTGGGTAAAAACCGATATGGGCACGGCTGCCGCTTTTCTTGAGATACCGGAAGGGGCCAGGATTATTGTGCAAGCCGCACTGGAAGACGTTCCTACCAACCGGTTCTTTACCCATCAATGGCAGGAGATACCCTGGTAA
- a CDS encoding GDSL-type esterase/lipase family protein translates to MINTCCKWLTGALLGIALYTGNVQAQAPAWDSTHRPGKYKELVAKFNTEKITRKNFVFLGNSITAGTDWGKLLSLPNAVNRGISGDITFGVLERLNEVIAGKPAKIFVLIGINDVSRNIPDSVILRNYKTIISRIRKGSRKTQIYFYTLLPVNAAFNKFKNHYGKDEHILWLNEQIRQLKGSHVTIIDLYPHFLDADKHLRAELTMDGLHLKPEGYAVWADVLQKGGYLH, encoded by the coding sequence ATGATCAACACATGCTGCAAATGGCTCACCGGAGCCTTACTGGGCATCGCCCTTTATACCGGTAACGTACAGGCACAGGCCCCGGCGTGGGACAGTACCCATCGCCCCGGAAAATACAAGGAACTGGTGGCGAAGTTCAATACGGAAAAAATCACCCGGAAAAATTTCGTGTTCCTGGGCAACAGCATCACCGCCGGCACCGACTGGGGCAAGCTGTTGTCGCTCCCCAATGCGGTCAACAGAGGCATTTCAGGAGATATCACCTTCGGGGTACTGGAACGGCTCAACGAAGTAATTGCCGGCAAGCCCGCTAAAATATTCGTCCTTATAGGCATCAATGACGTATCCCGGAATATTCCTGACAGCGTCATTCTCCGTAACTACAAAACCATTATCAGCCGTATCCGCAAAGGCTCCAGGAAAACACAGATCTATTTTTATACCTTGTTGCCGGTGAATGCGGCTTTCAACAAATTCAAAAACCACTATGGTAAGGATGAACACATCCTTTGGCTGAATGAACAAATCAGGCAACTGAAAGGCAGCCACGTTACCATCATCGATCTCTATCCGCATTTTCTCGACGCAGACAAACATCTCAGGGCGGAACTCACGATGGACGGGCTTCACCTCAAACCAGAAGGGTATGCGGTATGGGCCGATGTCCTGCAAAAAGGCGGCTATCTGCACTAA
- a CDS encoding LytR/AlgR family response regulator transcription factor — MNPVTIRCVITDDEPLAAKGIMGYAARTGFLEVVAVCEDAVQLNTVLKQQPVDLLLLDIEMPYISGIEFLKNYPQPPKVIFTTAYERYAMQGFELDVLDYLLKPISFERFLKAANKAYDYFAAQQTSVSPYFFIRSDKKLEKVQYQDILFVEALENYVAVYTTDRKILTHATLKSVVEMLPAQQFIQPHKSYVVNIQHIGAIEGNILHVASFQVPMSKYQKEEVLEKIVNNRLLRK, encoded by the coding sequence ATGAACCCGGTAACTATACGTTGTGTGATCACAGACGATGAACCGCTTGCCGCCAAAGGCATCATGGGATATGCCGCGCGAACAGGCTTCCTGGAGGTTGTAGCGGTTTGCGAAGATGCGGTGCAGTTAAACACCGTGTTGAAGCAACAGCCGGTAGACCTGCTGCTGCTGGATATTGAAATGCCTTACATTTCCGGTATTGAGTTTCTGAAGAATTATCCGCAGCCACCGAAGGTGATTTTTACCACCGCCTATGAACGTTATGCCATGCAGGGTTTTGAGCTGGACGTGCTGGACTATCTGCTGAAACCGATCTCTTTTGAGCGTTTCCTGAAAGCGGCGAACAAAGCCTACGATTATTTCGCAGCGCAGCAGACAAGTGTGTCTCCCTACTTTTTCATCAGGTCAGACAAAAAACTGGAGAAGGTACAGTACCAGGATATTTTGTTTGTAGAAGCGCTGGAAAACTACGTGGCCGTATATACGACAGACAGAAAAATTCTGACCCATGCCACCCTCAAATCGGTGGTGGAGATGCTGCCGGCACAGCAGTTTATTCAGCCGCATAAATCGTATGTTGTCAACATACAACATATCGGGGCTATCGAAGGAAATATCCTGCACGTAGCGTCTTTCCAGGTGCCTATGAGCAAGTACCAGAAAGAGGAGGTACTGGAAAAAATTGTTAATAACCGCCTGCTCCGTAAATAA
- a CDS encoding alpha/beta fold hydrolase: MNNNNITATAIITGQQQYFTTADGVRIAWQLDGEEDKPVVVLSNSIATDYHMWDAQIAAFTPHFRVLRFDTRGNGASGSPAGDYSINRMSIDVIELLDHLGFDRVHFIGLSLGGFIAQYIAIHMPERIDKLILAHTAAHLGPQDGFNNNIKSLREHADMAPFAQMFIRNWFPEKLISANDARIQPFREVILAMSPTGLAGSFAAVRDSDLRNTAPLITHRTLVIGGDNDTVTLPEHSVYLAESIPDAQLVMLPAVHLSNVELAEDFNRIALYFLQ, from the coding sequence ATGAACAACAATAACATCACCGCCACAGCGATCATCACAGGCCAACAACAATATTTCACCACTGCCGACGGGGTACGCATTGCCTGGCAGCTGGACGGCGAGGAAGATAAACCAGTGGTGGTACTGTCTAATTCCATTGCTACGGACTATCACATGTGGGATGCGCAGATAGCCGCATTCACGCCGCATTTCAGAGTTTTACGTTTCGACACCAGGGGCAACGGTGCTTCCGGTTCACCGGCCGGCGACTATTCAATAAACCGTATGTCCATAGACGTTATTGAACTGCTGGACCACCTCGGCTTCGACCGTGTTCATTTCATCGGCCTGTCGCTTGGCGGCTTTATCGCCCAGTACATCGCCATTCATATGCCGGAAAGAATAGACAAACTGATACTGGCCCATACGGCCGCGCATCTCGGCCCGCAGGACGGCTTCAACAACAATATCAAATCCCTCCGGGAGCATGCCGACATGGCGCCATTTGCACAGATGTTCATCCGCAACTGGTTCCCCGAAAAACTGATCTCCGCCAATGACGCCCGCATACAGCCTTTCCGGGAAGTGATACTGGCCATGTCCCCCACCGGGCTGGCAGGCTCTTTCGCCGCCGTACGCGATAGCGATCTTCGTAACACAGCCCCGTTAATTACCCACCGTACACTGGTCATCGGAGGAGACAACGACACCGTTACCTTACCGGAACACAGCGTCTACCTCGCAGAATCCATTCCGGACGCACAGCTGGTCATGCTGCCCGCCGTACACCTGTCCAATGTGGAACTGGCGGAAGATTTCAACCGCATCGCACTGTACTTCCTGCAATAA
- a CDS encoding ThuA domain-containing protein — protein MKLRAISYLLSGSLLCCCYSYAQQPAFRVIAFFTAAEDAAHISFVREANQWFPEMGARYHFTYDTTSNWQNLNHHFLSRYQVVLFLDTRPEKPAQRKAFQHYMENGGAWIGFHFAAFALTPSAVPQNWNWYHYTFLGSGSYVSNTWRPTTAVLRVENRRHPATRGLPAQFQAAPNEWYRWSGHLRQNKDITVLASIDSSSFPLGTGPKASEIWHSGDYPVVWTNRKYRMVYFNMGHNDMDYEHGTQQTLSHTFGSPSQNLMILQALWWLGTRRDTLIALRGR, from the coding sequence ATGAAACTCCGCGCTATCAGCTATCTGTTATCAGGCTCGTTGTTGTGCTGCTGCTACAGTTATGCACAACAACCAGCCTTCAGGGTCATCGCCTTTTTCACGGCAGCCGAAGATGCGGCTCATATCAGCTTCGTCCGGGAGGCCAACCAGTGGTTTCCGGAGATGGGCGCCCGTTATCATTTCACTTATGATACTACCAGCAACTGGCAAAACCTGAACCATCATTTTCTCTCCCGCTACCAGGTAGTATTGTTCCTCGACACCAGGCCTGAAAAGCCAGCCCAGCGGAAAGCTTTTCAACATTATATGGAAAACGGCGGCGCCTGGATAGGCTTCCATTTCGCCGCCTTTGCACTAACGCCTTCTGCCGTACCACAAAACTGGAATTGGTACCATTACACTTTCCTCGGCTCCGGTTCCTACGTTAGCAATACCTGGCGGCCCACTACGGCGGTATTGCGTGTGGAAAACCGCCGGCATCCGGCCACCCGCGGCCTTCCGGCGCAGTTCCAGGCGGCGCCTAACGAGTGGTACCGTTGGAGCGGGCACCTTCGGCAAAACAAGGATATCACGGTGCTGGCATCCATTGACAGCAGCAGTTTCCCCCTGGGTACCGGCCCTAAAGCCAGTGAGATATGGCATAGCGGGGACTACCCGGTTGTATGGACCAACCGCAAATACAGAATGGTATACTTCAATATGGGCCATAACGATATGGACTATGAACACGGTACCCAACAAACGTTATCGCATACCTTCGGCAGCCCTTCCCAAAACCTGATGATACTTCAGGCACTGTGGTGGCTGGGTACCCGCAGGGATACCCTCATTGCTCTTCGAGGCCGCTGA
- a CDS encoding DUF6000 family protein → MNDLQKVTDLHAAGAIIRHLSPFASLTSHENGFELPASILQQWVKPYYMNVGSGNDEWIEPFYQVKSLITHDLTTLLLGDANWQTRKVGAYFAAVNQYTDLEDMIGTLFLKSELSCVGSMYTLVLASFNSNKSVTYLDKYLHYYLKRPELHFDQQAAMEASLYLDAINGTDHTSRHFPHWEKLRQQWMHAFGLSLQYLEEQLAVIKHLRN, encoded by the coding sequence ATGAATGACTTGCAGAAAGTGACCGACCTGCACGCGGCCGGAGCTATTATCAGACACCTGTCACCCTTTGCCAGCCTTACTTCACACGAAAATGGCTTTGAGTTGCCCGCCTCCATCCTCCAGCAATGGGTGAAACCTTACTATATGAATGTCGGTTCAGGGAATGATGAATGGATTGAGCCTTTCTACCAGGTTAAATCATTGATTACACACGACTTGACAACTTTATTACTGGGTGACGCCAATTGGCAGACAAGGAAAGTAGGCGCTTATTTTGCCGCGGTGAACCAATACACCGACCTGGAAGATATGATCGGCACACTTTTCCTGAAAAGCGAACTGAGTTGCGTGGGCAGCATGTACACCCTGGTACTGGCCAGCTTCAACAGCAACAAAAGTGTCACCTACCTAGACAAATATCTCCACTACTACCTGAAAAGGCCCGAGCTTCATTTTGATCAGCAGGCCGCTATGGAAGCCTCCCTCTACCTGGATGCGATCAATGGCACAGATCATACCAGCCGGCATTTCCCCCACTGGGAGAAACTGCGCCAGCAATGGATGCATGCTTTCGGGCTTTCCCTTCAATATCTCGAAGAACAACTGGCTGTCATCAAGCACCTGCGAAACTGA
- a CDS encoding acyltransferase family protein, whose amino-acid sequence MQTSSRQTYLDWLRIIAIAAVLFFHSAMPYVAYWEWHIKNNATSHVLLEMNDFLHRFRMPLLFFISGTVSYYMLQSRSGSGFLGLRFRRLFVPLLLGMLVIVPPQVYLERVTQGYQGNFWHFYAEMFRTGAYPKGNISWHHLWFICYLLVYDILCAPLFVWWSSPAGKKWLQKLNTLATGKRIYLLIVPSVICHAFLARMYGETNDLVHDYAYFPYWLLYLVAGFVCIANPLLMDSLERNRRSSFAVAFVSIVAINYFRWNSLEPAHGWHGPAGWCYTALAVVSAWMWVFTAVGYGKRYLNRKSRVLGYANEAVYPFYILHQTVIVILTYYLAPLHEDIGLKYIFTVVVTFMISMSIFHLFIRPYAPMRFLFGMKPAARRQPVAETVDNLSLQPQTVPAT is encoded by the coding sequence ATGCAAACCTCTTCCCGACAAACTTACCTGGACTGGCTGCGGATCATTGCCATTGCCGCAGTGTTGTTTTTCCATTCCGCGATGCCTTATGTGGCTTACTGGGAATGGCATATCAAAAATAACGCTACCAGCCATGTTTTACTGGAAATGAATGATTTTCTGCACCGGTTCCGGATGCCGCTGTTGTTTTTTATCTCCGGGACGGTGAGTTATTATATGTTACAAAGCCGCAGCGGCAGTGGTTTTCTGGGTCTGCGCTTCCGCCGGTTGTTTGTGCCGCTGCTGCTGGGTATGTTGGTGATCGTTCCGCCGCAGGTGTACCTGGAGCGGGTCACACAGGGCTATCAGGGCAATTTCTGGCATTTTTATGCGGAGATGTTCCGTACCGGCGCCTATCCTAAAGGCAATATCAGCTGGCATCATCTCTGGTTCATCTGTTACCTGCTGGTATATGACATCCTCTGTGCGCCCTTGTTTGTGTGGTGGTCATCTCCCGCAGGGAAAAAATGGCTGCAAAAACTGAATACGCTGGCCACTGGTAAACGGATATACCTGCTGATAGTGCCCAGCGTGATCTGTCATGCTTTCCTGGCCCGTATGTACGGGGAAACCAATGACCTGGTCCATGACTATGCCTATTTCCCTTACTGGCTGCTTTACCTGGTGGCGGGTTTTGTGTGCATCGCCAACCCCTTGCTGATGGACAGCCTGGAGCGGAACCGCCGCAGCTCCTTTGCGGTGGCTTTTGTCAGTATTGTCGCCATCAATTATTTCCGCTGGAACAGCCTGGAGCCGGCGCATGGCTGGCATGGACCGGCAGGCTGGTGTTACACCGCACTGGCGGTTGTCAGCGCCTGGATGTGGGTATTTACCGCGGTAGGATATGGCAAACGGTACCTGAACCGGAAGAGCAGGGTGCTGGGGTATGCCAACGAGGCGGTGTATCCGTTTTACATTCTGCACCAGACGGTGATTGTGATATTGACTTACTATCTGGCCCCCTTGCACGAGGATATCGGGCTGAAATATATTTTTACCGTAGTGGTCACTTTCATGATAAGTATGAGTATCTTCCATCTGTTTATTCGTCCTTATGCGCCGATGCGCTTTCTGTTCGGGATGAAGCCGGCAGCGCGCCGGCAGCCTGTGGCAGAAACAGTGGATAACCTTTCTTTACAACCACAGACAGTACCAGCGACATGA
- a CDS encoding DUF4142 domain-containing protein: MKKLCIPVLAIALMACGQQHKPEQAEGRDSTAAATHEKGGEPADERSFLSHMAASDLKEIKLGELAAQKAKDPRVKKFGADIVKERTASTLLLQEIARQEGSTLAPQLSRDDQDEIGLLRDRDNMDRAYITRMVKEQKRTAERLAQYSNAKDTAISSYVRRTLPIVNARYDEANKILEDMRKQMNNRDISHD, from the coding sequence ATGAAAAAGCTTTGTATTCCTGTGCTGGCTATAGCGCTGATGGCCTGCGGCCAGCAGCATAAACCGGAACAGGCAGAGGGCCGTGACAGTACCGCCGCCGCTACGCACGAAAAAGGCGGGGAGCCGGCGGATGAGCGAAGTTTCCTTAGTCATATGGCCGCGTCTGATCTGAAAGAAATCAAGCTGGGCGAACTGGCTGCCCAGAAAGCCAAAGACCCCAGGGTGAAAAAATTCGGTGCCGATATTGTGAAGGAACGGACAGCTTCCACCTTGCTGTTGCAGGAGATCGCCCGTCAGGAGGGTTCCACACTGGCGCCGCAGCTGAGCCGTGATGACCAGGATGAGATTGGGTTGCTGCGTGACCGCGATAACATGGACCGGGCTTATATTACACGGATGGTGAAAGAACAGAAACGGACAGCTGAAAGACTGGCCCAATATTCCAATGCAAAAGATACAGCCATCAGTTCTTATGTCAGGAGAACTTTGCCAATTGTAAATGCGCGTTATGATGAGGCTAACAAGATCCTCGAAGATATGCGCAAACAGATGAATAACCGTGACATCTCGCATGATTGA
- a CDS encoding sensor histidine kinase — protein sequence MKYIFPALYGLLAYFTIRLLTDSVTGMAFWQRSWGLNGMEMAFSICMGYMFIWAYNRLMAYYDQRWQDNFSTRRIAKELLGVFLLNLVVQNIFLTPLVALTDNGLQWYDLVDINTVPLLYALIYYGIRRSSAYLQAYIQNKLQLEKITNDKLDTELKFLRAQYHPHFLFNALNTIYFQMDDDVVAAKKTVEQFADLLRYQLYDQQEMVGISQEIQYMQRFIDLQKIRSSPRLRLQLYFDEQLQDEKVYPLLFLPLVENAFKYIGGDYLLQLELRKQDGDIWFHIHNSIPLVAPEIDGLAIEREKGIGLENLQRRLELLYPGRHQFSAGIKEHEFVAALKLTLQT from the coding sequence ATGAAATATATATTCCCCGCGTTATATGGGCTACTGGCGTACTTTACGATCCGCCTGCTGACAGACAGCGTTACCGGCATGGCCTTCTGGCAGCGGTCGTGGGGGCTGAACGGGATGGAAATGGCATTCAGCATCTGCATGGGATACATGTTCATATGGGCTTACAACCGGTTGATGGCCTACTATGACCAACGGTGGCAGGATAACTTTTCCACCAGGCGCATCGCGAAGGAGCTATTGGGCGTGTTCCTGCTCAACCTGGTGGTGCAGAACATCTTCCTGACACCCTTGGTGGCGTTGACAGACAACGGCCTGCAATGGTATGACCTGGTTGATATTAACACGGTCCCGTTGCTTTATGCCCTGATTTATTACGGAATAAGAAGAAGCAGTGCCTATCTACAGGCGTATATTCAAAATAAACTGCAATTGGAAAAAATCACCAATGATAAACTGGACACGGAATTAAAATTCCTGCGGGCACAGTATCATCCGCATTTCCTGTTTAATGCGCTGAACACGATTTATTTCCAGATGGACGATGATGTGGTGGCCGCCAAAAAAACAGTGGAACAGTTTGCGGACCTTTTGCGTTATCAGTTGTATGATCAGCAGGAGATGGTGGGCATCAGCCAGGAGATACAATACATGCAACGTTTCATTGACCTGCAGAAAATACGTTCCTCGCCCCGCCTGCGGCTGCAGCTGTATTTTGACGAGCAGCTGCAGGACGAAAAAGTATATCCGCTGCTGTTTCTGCCACTGGTGGAAAATGCTTTTAAATATATTGGCGGTGATTATCTGCTGCAACTGGAACTACGCAAGCAGGACGGAGATATTTGGTTTCACATCCATAATTCCATTCCGCTTGTGGCGCCGGAGATCGACGGGCTGGCGATCGAACGGGAAAAGGGAATAGGGCTGGAGAACCTGCAACGGCGGCTGGAGCTGCTGTACCCGGGCAGGCATCAGTTTTCCGCGGGAATAAAAGAACACGAATTTGTGGCAGCATTAAAACTCACTTTACAGACATGA
- a CDS encoding group III truncated hemoglobin: protein MKTKRDISSLADIQLMVDSFYGTVREDELLGPIFNHLIQDRWPEHLEKMYRFWDTVLLDSHTYHGAPFHPHATMPVNSLHFNRWLQLFHATVNGLFEGAKAEEACWRGEKMAQMFLSKIEYYQGQPPLR from the coding sequence ATGAAAACAAAGAGAGACATCTCCTCACTTGCCGATATACAACTCATGGTAGACAGTTTTTATGGGACGGTCCGCGAAGACGAACTGCTGGGGCCTATCTTCAACCATCTCATACAAGACCGCTGGCCGGAGCACCTGGAAAAGATGTACCGTTTCTGGGACACGGTACTGCTGGACAGCCACACCTATCATGGTGCGCCTTTCCATCCGCACGCCACCATGCCGGTCAACAGTCTCCATTTCAACCGCTGGCTACAGCTGTTCCACGCAACGGTCAACGGCCTCTTTGAAGGCGCCAAAGCGGAAGAAGCCTGCTGGCGCGGCGAAAAAATGGCGCAGATGTTCCTCTCCAAAATTGAATATTATCAGGGCCAGCCACCGCTGCGTTAG